The Mucilaginibacter mallensis genome has a segment encoding these proteins:
- the metE gene encoding 5-methyltetrahydropteroyltriglutamate--homocysteine S-methyltransferase encodes MLKNNLGYPRVGAHRELKKASEQYWQGKTGRQELFAAARKIREENWKLQQEAGIDLIPCNDFSFYDQVLDTSLMLGVIPQRYTDVLAKNSQNSEIDLYFAMARGYQKDGLDITAMEMTKWFDTNYHYIVPEFTADQQFRLFSDKVFEEFNLAKQITGSTPKPVLIGPVSYLLLGKEKEAGFDKIDLIKKLVPVYVEILTKLKAQGAVWVQLDEPFLVMDLTQKEKDAFTYAYKEINKQCPEIKTLLTTYFENLNDISLTVNLPVNALHIDLVRAPEQLNDVLVQSPEKLILSLGVVDGRNIWKNDYIRSLGHIKKAIAVVGKDRVMIAPSCSLLHTPFDLDLETTINPEIKNWMAFAKQKLNEVNELDKILRDDNELLHNNLKAISSRNLSKLIHKQEIKKRVEAITEADANRASQFIARQKIQQDNFKLPLFPTTTIGSFPQTDDIRQLRSRLKKGELTTEQYDAEIEKATIAAIRWQEEIGLDVLVHGEFERNDMVEYFGELLDGFLFTKNGWVQSYGSRCVKPPVIYGDVSRPNDMTVRWSSFAQANTEKLMKGMLTGPVTILQWSFVRDDQPRAETTNQIALAIRDEVVALEQAGIKVIQIDEPAIREGLPLRKADWAAYLDWAVKAFRISASGVKDETQIHTHMCYSEFNDIIEHIAQMDADVITIETSRSQMELLEAFSDFKYPAEIGPGVYDIHSPRVPTVEEMVSLLEKAAAILPVENLWVNPDCGLKTRKWPETQTALENMVKAAKAAREVFSKQVVN; translated from the coding sequence ATGCTCAAAAACAATCTTGGGTACCCTCGTGTAGGGGCCCATCGTGAACTCAAAAAGGCCAGTGAACAATACTGGCAAGGTAAAACAGGCAGGCAAGAGCTGTTTGCCGCCGCCCGCAAAATCCGTGAAGAAAACTGGAAGTTGCAGCAGGAGGCAGGCATCGACCTGATCCCTTGTAATGATTTTAGCTTTTATGACCAGGTGCTGGATACATCGCTGATGCTGGGTGTTATCCCACAGCGATACACGGATGTATTGGCTAAAAACAGCCAGAACTCCGAGATCGACCTGTATTTTGCCATGGCAAGAGGCTATCAAAAAGATGGACTGGACATTACCGCCATGGAAATGACCAAATGGTTTGATACCAATTACCATTACATCGTACCTGAATTTACAGCCGATCAGCAGTTTAGGTTATTCTCTGACAAAGTATTTGAGGAATTTAACCTGGCGAAACAAATTACAGGCAGTACGCCTAAACCGGTATTAATTGGCCCGGTATCCTATCTTTTATTAGGTAAGGAAAAAGAAGCAGGTTTTGATAAGATCGACCTGATTAAAAAGCTAGTGCCTGTTTATGTGGAGATATTAACCAAATTAAAAGCACAAGGCGCGGTTTGGGTGCAGCTGGATGAACCATTTTTGGTGATGGATCTGACCCAAAAAGAAAAAGACGCGTTTACCTATGCCTACAAAGAGATCAACAAACAATGCCCTGAAATTAAGACCCTACTTACTACCTATTTTGAAAATCTTAATGACATCTCTTTAACCGTTAATCTACCCGTAAATGCCCTGCATATCGACCTTGTAAGAGCTCCTGAGCAATTGAATGATGTACTTGTTCAATCGCCTGAGAAATTGATCCTGTCACTTGGTGTGGTTGATGGACGCAACATCTGGAAGAATGATTATATCCGTTCGTTGGGCCACATTAAAAAGGCGATAGCCGTTGTGGGTAAGGACAGGGTGATGATAGCGCCGAGCTGCTCATTGCTGCATACACCGTTTGACCTTGATCTGGAAACAACCATCAACCCGGAAATAAAAAACTGGATGGCCTTTGCCAAACAGAAACTGAACGAGGTAAATGAACTGGATAAAATTTTAAGGGACGATAATGAGCTTTTACATAATAACCTGAAAGCGATATCGAGCAGAAACCTTTCTAAGCTCATTCATAAACAGGAGATCAAAAAAAGGGTAGAGGCTATTACAGAGGCTGATGCTAATCGTGCCAGTCAATTCATCGCAAGGCAAAAAATACAGCAGGATAACTTTAAGCTGCCATTATTCCCGACAACTACAATAGGTTCTTTTCCGCAAACGGATGATATCCGCCAGTTAAGGTCGAGATTGAAAAAAGGTGAGCTTACCACAGAGCAATATGATGCTGAAATAGAGAAAGCCACTATCGCCGCCATTCGCTGGCAAGAAGAGATCGGTTTGGATGTTTTGGTACATGGTGAGTTTGAGCGTAATGATATGGTGGAGTACTTCGGCGAACTGCTGGATGGCTTTTTATTCACCAAAAATGGCTGGGTGCAAAGTTATGGCAGCAGGTGTGTTAAACCGCCCGTTATTTATGGCGATGTAAGCCGCCCGAATGATATGACCGTGCGCTGGAGCAGCTTTGCCCAGGCAAATACCGAAAAATTAATGAAGGGGATGTTGACCGGTCCGGTTACTATTCTGCAATGGTCGTTTGTTAGGGATGATCAGCCAAGAGCAGAAACTACTAACCAGATAGCGTTAGCTATACGCGACGAAGTGGTGGCTTTGGAGCAAGCGGGTATTAAAGTGATACAGATTGATGAACCTGCCATTCGCGAAGGATTGCCATTACGTAAAGCGGATTGGGCTGCCTACCTGGATTGGGCTGTAAAGGCATTCCGTATTTCGGCAAGCGGGGTGAAGGACGAAACGCAGATCCACACGCACATGTGTTACAGCGAGTTTAATGATATTATTGAGCACATTGCCCAAATGGACGCGGATGTGATCACCATTGAAACATCGCGCTCGCAAATGGAACTGCTGGAAGCATTCTCTGATTTTAAATACCCTGCGGAGATTGGCCCGGGTGTGTATGATATTCACTCGCCGCGTGTGCCAACGGTTGAGGAAATGGTGAGTTTGCTTGAAAAAGCTGCCGCGATATTACCTGTTGAAAACCTTTGGGTAAATCCTGACTGTGGACTAAAAACCCGTAAATGGCCAGAAACACAAACCGCGCTTGAAAATATGGTAAAGGCAGCGAAAGCCGCAAGAGAAGTATTTAGTAAGCAGGTGGTTAATTAA
- a CDS encoding alpha/beta hydrolase encodes MKNCILLLACFTMTIAKAQIPTPIHLWPQNRLIDTANGHKLIEHDATKATDNKPGGKGVIRLADISDPTITIYVPKNPNGTAVIVCPGGGYAILALDLEGTEICTWLNSIGVTAVLLKYRVPAPGGKLRYELPLQDAQRALGLVRYNAAKWNIKPDHIGILGFSAGGHLTAALSNNNTQRTYLKVDAADAVNCRPDFAVLIYPAYLKSNADPAKLAPEVQVTDNTPPTFIVQTEDDPIDVQNALTYYSELKNFKVPSEIHLYPKGGHGYGMRITEGDLAGYPKLLQNWLFNTTF; translated from the coding sequence ATGAAAAACTGTATATTACTGCTCGCTTGTTTTACCATGACTATTGCAAAAGCTCAAATACCAACCCCTATTCATTTATGGCCGCAAAACAGGCTCATTGATACCGCAAACGGGCATAAACTAATTGAACATGATGCAACCAAAGCTACCGACAATAAACCTGGTGGCAAAGGTGTGATCCGCCTGGCCGATATCAGCGACCCGACAATTACAATTTATGTGCCTAAAAACCCGAATGGTACAGCGGTGATTGTATGCCCAGGCGGTGGCTATGCCATATTAGCTCTGGATTTGGAAGGAACAGAGATCTGCACCTGGCTAAACTCTATAGGTGTTACTGCTGTCCTATTAAAATACAGGGTTCCGGCTCCCGGAGGCAAGTTAAGGTATGAATTGCCTTTACAGGATGCGCAACGGGCACTGGGATTGGTAAGGTACAACGCCGCTAAATGGAATATCAAGCCGGATCATATCGGCATATTAGGCTTTTCGGCCGGAGGGCATCTTACCGCTGCTTTAAGTAATAACAATACACAAAGAACATATCTAAAGGTTGATGCTGCCGATGCTGTAAACTGCCGGCCTGATTTTGCGGTACTAATATATCCTGCTTATTTAAAAAGTAACGCCGACCCAGCAAAACTTGCCCCCGAGGTACAGGTAACAGACAATACCCCACCAACGTTTATTGTACAAACCGAGGACGACCCCATTGATGTACAAAATGCCTTAACCTATTATTCTGAACTTAAAAATTTCAAAGTGCCCTCTGAAATACACCTGTACCCCAAAGGCGGGCACGGCTACGGCATGAGAATAACAGAGGGTGATTTAGCAGGATATCCCAAACTATTACAAAATTGGTTGTTCAACACTACTTTTTAA